In Pseudobacter ginsenosidimutans, the following are encoded in one genomic region:
- a CDS encoding T9SS type A sorting domain-containing protein, which produces MKFTISVILCFLLAGSVTQAAPREYYVDINAPTMGDGSIGSPWNDLTAAIYWWGNVDSTDVIVHLRAGTYTLAAGTPIYIGADRSGNSGHYFILKAYNNEQVIIDGSLQTAAFSSLVSIVNAKYVRLQGLTFANLNGITGFGVFMSGKCQHVELQDCTFSNMSWNTDHSEAKYPTGADYMVPVRIHGDSSTALSDIAINNTTFNTIAPGVGDLVLVSGNTSNITQTNNSLVNIIRQQPRTEFYVSNAGSDATGNGSKANPWKTLSFALNVAGYDFSTIPATLLDSNLTIYLREGTYYPVTNGYWIGDNRGANGKWLTIKNYGTETVVIDGSQLTAKYAFIFAISGAKYIRIDGLNIGNLENDSTLSSGGLKDVRYGIIVTGAAGYIDIRNNDIYNMYWSRDTNKIKNPGPTDVLSAISVLGTTNIPITHLNIENNTVHDIVPGYAEAIAINGNVDTFSVIGNEVYDIANIGIVSAGNYKWVLANNPGLLPVNNQSRNGLIKDNEVYRCLSPIAISAGIYLDGSKNITVEGNESYLNGVGISVGNEQDSSVGTGHLVKENTLYHNLGSGIYIGSNNFSSKVTNSVIKWNSIQNNYHIDSTLYRRTQGRYGILNPANRWAEIVVNRAENITFEENEITSLSDIMSAFVFGQTGLVFRYNEYFTASNDPCNVYFVRDTTNDGVPDVFYNTFHMYAKKMNIDKTSTLGGVAYNSSGCGTALLAAPPKEATLEVSSFPNPVTDKLGIRIVQSKAGTVQASLFDLSGRLVMTQTKQLPAGVQFLGWNNLKQQQLIPGVYLLHVKSNDKKEVLKVLVR; this is translated from the coding sequence ATGAAATTTACGATTTCTGTGATCCTTTGTTTCCTGCTGGCAGGCAGCGTCACGCAGGCAGCTCCAAGAGAGTACTATGTTGATATCAATGCGCCCACCATGGGTGATGGTTCCATCGGCAGCCCCTGGAACGATCTCACCGCCGCCATTTACTGGTGGGGCAATGTAGACAGTACCGATGTAATTGTACATCTCCGCGCAGGCACTTACACACTCGCTGCGGGAACTCCCATCTATATCGGTGCAGACCGCAGCGGTAACAGCGGACATTATTTCATCCTGAAAGCTTACAATAATGAACAAGTGATCATCGACGGTTCATTGCAAACAGCAGCTTTCTCCAGCCTGGTTAGTATCGTGAATGCGAAGTATGTCAGGCTTCAGGGACTTACCTTCGCCAATCTCAATGGCATCACGGGATTTGGCGTTTTCATGAGCGGTAAATGCCAGCACGTTGAATTACAGGATTGCACTTTTTCCAACATGAGCTGGAACACCGATCACTCTGAAGCCAAATATCCAACCGGCGCAGATTATATGGTGCCTGTTCGTATTCATGGAGACAGCTCCACTGCGCTCTCCGATATTGCGATCAACAATACCACCTTCAATACTATCGCACCGGGTGTTGGCGATCTGGTGCTGGTTTCAGGAAATACAAGCAATATCACACAGACCAACAACTCGCTGGTGAATATTATCCGTCAACAACCAAGAACAGAATTCTATGTGAGCAATGCCGGAAGCGATGCTACAGGCAACGGCTCCAAAGCCAATCCCTGGAAAACACTCAGCTTTGCGCTTAATGTTGCAGGTTATGATTTCTCTACCATTCCCGCTACTCTGCTGGATTCCAACCTGACTATCTATCTCCGTGAAGGAACTTATTACCCCGTTACCAATGGTTACTGGATCGGCGACAATCGTGGCGCCAATGGCAAATGGCTTACCATCAAAAATTATGGAACAGAAACTGTGGTAATCGATGGCAGCCAGCTCACCGCCAAATATGCATTCATCTTCGCTATCTCCGGCGCCAAATACATCCGCATAGACGGATTGAATATCGGGAACCTCGAAAATGATTCCACGCTCAGTTCCGGTGGCCTGAAAGATGTTCGCTATGGTATCATCGTAACCGGCGCAGCAGGTTATATAGATATCCGCAATAATGATATCTACAATATGTACTGGAGCAGGGATACCAATAAGATCAAGAATCCCGGTCCCACGGATGTACTCAGCGCTATCAGCGTTCTGGGCACCACCAACATACCCATCACGCATCTCAATATCGAGAACAATACGGTGCATGATATTGTGCCTGGCTATGCAGAAGCCATCGCCATTAACGGCAACGTGGATACTTTCAGCGTGATCGGCAATGAAGTGTATGATATCGCCAATATCGGTATCGTATCTGCCGGCAATTACAAGTGGGTACTGGCTAACAATCCCGGGTTACTGCCGGTCAATAACCAGTCGAGGAATGGCCTGATAAAAGACAATGAAGTTTACAGGTGTTTATCACCGATAGCAATATCAGCAGGGATCTATCTCGATGGCTCTAAGAATATCACTGTAGAAGGAAATGAAAGCTATCTCAATGGTGTAGGTATCTCTGTGGGTAATGAACAGGACAGTAGCGTTGGTACGGGGCATCTCGTGAAAGAGAATACTTTGTATCATAATCTTGGTTCAGGTATTTATATCGGTAGCAATAATTTTTCTTCAAAGGTTACCAACAGTGTGATCAAATGGAATAGTATCCAGAACAACTACCATATTGATTCTACCTTGTATCGCCGTACACAGGGAAGGTATGGTATTCTCAATCCTGCTAACCGCTGGGCGGAGATCGTTGTGAACCGCGCCGAGAATATCACCTTTGAAGAAAATGAGATCACATCATTATCCGATATTATGTCCGCCTTTGTATTCGGACAAACCGGCCTGGTATTCCGGTATAATGAATACTTCACTGCATCCAATGATCCCTGTAATGTTTATTTTGTGAGAGATACCACCAATGATGGCGTTCCCGATGTGTTCTACAATACTTTCCATATGTATGCGAAGAAGATGAATATCGATAAAACATCTACGCTGGGCGGAGTTGCCTACAATTCATCCGGCTGCGGAACAGCGTTGCTGGCGGCGCCTCCGAAAGAAGCAACATTGGAAGTAAGCAGTTTCCCCAACCCTGTGACCGATAAACTGGGCATTCGCATCGTGCAATCCAAAGCCGGTACGGTACAGGCAAGCTTGTTTGATCTGAGTGGCAGACTGGTGATGACGCAAACAAAACAATTGCCTGCTGGCGTTCAATTCCTGGGATGGAATAATCTCAAACAACAACAGCTGATTCCAGGTGTGTACCTTTTGCATGTGAAGTCGAATGATAAGAAAGAAGTATTGAAAGTATTGGTGAGATAA
- a CDS encoding acetyl-CoA hydrolase/transferase family protein, producing the protein MMYQHKYRTAAEAVQVIKSGNRVFVHGSAATPLHLVRALLNRHASLEDVELVSITTLGELNLMREEYRSSFFMNSLFVSANMREVVNEGRGDYVPVFLGQIPQLFRKKILPIDVALIQVSPPDKHGFCTLGTSVDIARSAVDTAGYVIAQVNPLMPRTHGNGIVHVNKIDVLVDQAQELPEVNYSTKSDEAGAKIGEHVASLIPDGATLQLGIGSIPDQVLKNLRGHKNLGLHTEMFSDGVVPLIEKGIIDNSKKKLNPGRSVTSFLTGTRRLYDFVDDNPSIVVMDIGYVNDPSVIRQNPAVAAVNSAIEIDLTGQICADSIGTYQFSGIGGQMDFMQGASMSENGMPIIAMPSTTRKGISRITPFLKEGAGVVTTRGHVHWVVTEYGIADLFGKNMQQRAQLLIGLAHPDHREMLEKACYERFGKRSMRSVRNS; encoded by the coding sequence ATGATGTATCAACATAAATACAGAACTGCAGCAGAAGCTGTTCAGGTGATCAAATCAGGAAATCGTGTATTTGTACACGGTAGTGCGGCAACGCCATTGCACCTGGTGAGAGCTTTGCTGAACAGGCATGCTTCGCTGGAAGATGTGGAACTGGTGAGCATCACTACACTTGGTGAGCTCAACCTGATGCGGGAAGAATACCGGAGCAGTTTTTTCATGAACTCCCTCTTTGTGTCTGCGAATATGCGCGAAGTGGTGAATGAAGGGAGAGGCGATTATGTGCCCGTGTTTCTGGGACAGATCCCGCAGTTGTTCAGGAAGAAGATCCTGCCCATCGATGTAGCGCTGATCCAGGTATCGCCACCCGATAAGCATGGCTTCTGTACTTTGGGAACATCGGTGGATATTGCCAGGTCAGCAGTGGATACCGCTGGCTATGTGATTGCGCAGGTAAACCCGCTGATGCCGCGTACGCATGGCAACGGTATCGTACATGTGAATAAGATCGATGTACTGGTGGATCAGGCTCAGGAATTGCCAGAAGTGAACTACTCCACCAAATCAGACGAAGCAGGTGCAAAGATTGGTGAGCATGTGGCTTCGCTGATCCCGGACGGAGCTACACTGCAACTGGGTATCGGCAGCATTCCTGACCAGGTGCTGAAGAATCTTCGTGGTCATAAGAATCTTGGACTGCATACTGAAATGTTCTCCGATGGGGTTGTTCCACTGATAGAAAAAGGAATAATAGACAATAGCAAAAAGAAACTGAATCCCGGCCGTTCCGTCACTTCTTTTCTCACCGGCACCAGGAGACTGTATGATTTTGTGGATGATAATCCTTCTATCGTAGTAATGGATATCGGATATGTGAACGATCCCAGTGTGATCCGCCAGAATCCTGCTGTGGCGGCCGTGAACAGCGCCATCGAGATCGATCTCACCGGGCAGATCTGCGCAGACAGTATCGGTACCTATCAATTTTCCGGCATTGGCGGACAAATGGATTTCATGCAGGGCGCAAGTATGTCCGAGAACGGCATGCCTATCATAGCCATGCCATCCACTACACGTAAAGGTATATCGCGCATCACTCCTTTTTTGAAAGAGGGCGCCGGAGTAGTAACTACCCGTGGTCATGTACATTGGGTGGTAACGGAATATGGGATTGCCGATCTGTTTGGAAAGAATATGCAGCAGAGAGCGCAATTGCTGATCGGACTTGCACATCCCGATCACAGGGAAATGCTGGAAAAAGCATGTTATGAAAGGTTCGGGAAACGATCCATGCGCAGCGTGAGGAATAGCTGA
- a CDS encoding radical SAM protein, which yields MGTLYKNVSRQTCNPGNTSGGGTPTFFSPSNLWQLIHQVTSSAIIATDHAFSFEAHPGNTTEQHLQALSGAGFNRISVGVQDFDPVVQQAINRIQSFERTKEVIDKARKLGYSSVNVDLVYGLPHQTTQSVANTMGKILQLMPDRIAYYSYAHVPWKSKVQRRYTDADLPAAAEKLAMYQLGKEMLVAAGYIAIGMDHFALPGDPLLVAAEQKTLNRNFMGYTTTNSKLIIGLGASAISDGWGAFAQNEKTIEAYEAMVQEGKLPIVNGHLLTDDDLVIRRYILDLMCRHEVLLNHPCSDPTWLPNVKERLQPLVEDGLVVLDQEKITVTDAGKSFVRNICAALDARLHASQSGSNVFSKAI from the coding sequence GTGGGAACTTTATATAAAAATGTTTCCAGACAAACCTGTAATCCGGGAAATACATCTGGGGGGGGAACGCCCACTTTTTTTAGTCCATCCAATCTCTGGCAACTGATCCACCAGGTAACCAGTTCTGCCATCATTGCCACTGATCATGCATTCAGCTTTGAAGCTCATCCGGGGAATACCACGGAACAACATTTGCAAGCCTTGTCAGGTGCAGGTTTCAACCGCATCAGCGTTGGTGTGCAGGACTTCGATCCCGTAGTGCAGCAAGCTATCAATCGTATACAAAGTTTTGAAAGAACTAAAGAGGTGATCGATAAGGCTCGGAAACTGGGATATTCCAGTGTGAATGTAGACCTGGTATATGGCCTTCCCCATCAGACAACACAATCGGTAGCAAACACGATGGGAAAGATTTTGCAACTGATGCCAGACCGGATCGCTTATTATTCTTACGCGCATGTTCCCTGGAAAAGCAAAGTGCAACGCAGGTATACAGATGCTGACCTGCCCGCAGCCGCAGAGAAACTGGCCATGTACCAGCTGGGTAAGGAGATGCTGGTGGCAGCAGGTTATATTGCTATTGGTATGGACCATTTTGCGCTCCCCGGCGATCCGCTGCTGGTAGCTGCTGAACAGAAAACACTTAACCGGAATTTTATGGGCTATACCACCACCAACTCCAAACTCATTATCGGGCTGGGCGCATCGGCTATCAGTGATGGCTGGGGCGCATTCGCACAGAACGAGAAAACAATAGAAGCGTATGAAGCAATGGTGCAGGAAGGCAAGCTACCTATCGTTAATGGTCACCTGCTGACGGATGATGACCTGGTGATCCGTCGATATATCCTTGACCTGATGTGCCGGCACGAAGTATTGCTGAACCATCCCTGCTCAGATCCCACCTGGCTCCCTAATGTGAAGGAGCGCCTTCAACCGCTGGTGGAAGATGGACTGGTAGTATTGGATCAGGAAAAGATCACCGTCACGGATGCCGGTAAATCATTTGTCAGGAATATTTGTGCAGCGCTCGATGCCAGGCTTCACGCTTCCCAAAGCGGCAGCAATGTTTTTAGTAAAGCAATTTAA
- a CDS encoding TonB-dependent receptor, translating into MYSQTLRLLIATICIFSFIPGFAQDKPGSIQGSVISSDNFPASNVSVVIKNTKLGTATDNDGNFVFARLKAGEYTLVVSLVGYETLEQNVKVENDKISKPVFTLQYSNSQLQTVIVTAGTNKFLVKKSSTVAKMPLANLENPQVYSSVSKELIKEQITTDFSNLVKNATGVYKVSANRGINTDGATYYSLRGFRTEVSMVDGMPTQTNGEIDPVNVEKVEMLRGPSGTLYGGAVTSFGGVFNLITRKPQKNFGGEVAYTTGSFNLNRLTADVYGPINKDKTLLGRVNMAYQNQGSWQDAGFRKSFFVAPALEYHASEKLTINLNAEIYSSEFTTPSAIFLNRSRPFQAHKPEELGFNFKRSYTNNDITMKNPTANLRAQFQYKLSEEWTSQTIVSNNTRESKGYYQYQFVRKATDDTLERNISYQNTMNATFNVQQNFVGDFKIGKLRNRLLVGLDYVNQKLKNDNSPYIVFDFVDALNPNDPNYAKINRIAVDTKIAASTAKGVRNTNSANIYSAYASNVLNITDNLSAMLSLRVDRFEGRGTYDFATDTLVANSRYGQTAFSPKLGLVYQLIKDRVSVFGNYMNGFAYTAPFSSPAPEVSGVLKPQQANQWEAGVKVDLFNGRLNLTASYYDIKVDKLVRDDQVTLNGTTYNIKVQDGTQYSKGYEIELIANPVSGLNLVAGYSHNDSKFVKVQDKNVLGRRPAGAGPADLANLWISYGIPTGKLRGLGAGFGGNYIGDFMTSNSAITGVFTLPSYTLLNATVFYETKGFRLGVKLDNITDELYFAGQGVLAAQMPRAVIANVTVKF; encoded by the coding sequence ATGTATAGCCAGACTCTCCGGCTGCTTATAGCAACTATCTGCATCTTCAGCTTCATCCCCGGTTTTGCCCAGGATAAACCAGGCAGCATCCAGGGATCAGTAATATCATCAGACAATTTTCCTGCTTCCAACGTAAGCGTTGTGATCAAAAACACCAAACTGGGTACTGCAACCGATAATGATGGAAACTTCGTTTTTGCCAGGCTGAAAGCCGGTGAATACACCCTGGTAGTGTCTCTGGTAGGGTATGAGACCCTGGAGCAAAATGTAAAAGTGGAAAACGATAAGATCTCCAAACCCGTATTCACCCTGCAATACAGCAATAGCCAGTTGCAGACGGTGATTGTTACGGCGGGCACCAATAAATTCCTGGTAAAGAAAAGCTCCACAGTGGCCAAGATGCCTTTGGCAAATCTTGAAAATCCACAGGTGTACAGCAGTGTTTCCAAAGAGCTGATCAAGGAACAGATCACTACTGATTTCAGTAACCTGGTGAAGAACGCTACCGGCGTATACAAGGTAAGCGCCAACCGTGGGATCAATACAGATGGCGCTACCTATTACAGCCTTCGTGGTTTCAGAACAGAAGTGAGCATGGTGGATGGAATGCCCACCCAGACCAATGGCGAGATCGATCCGGTGAATGTAGAGAAAGTTGAAATGTTACGCGGACCTTCCGGCACTTTGTACGGTGGTGCAGTCACTTCCTTCGGAGGAGTGTTCAACCTGATCACCCGCAAACCACAAAAGAATTTCGGTGGAGAAGTGGCATACACAACCGGCAGTTTCAACCTCAACAGGCTTACAGCTGATGTGTATGGCCCCATCAATAAAGATAAAACCCTTCTTGGCCGCGTGAACATGGCCTATCAAAATCAGGGTTCCTGGCAGGATGCAGGATTCAGGAAATCTTTCTTCGTGGCGCCGGCACTGGAATACCACGCCAGCGAAAAGCTCACTATCAACCTGAATGCTGAAATCTATTCTTCTGAATTCACTACACCTTCTGCTATCTTCCTCAACAGGAGCCGTCCATTCCAGGCACACAAACCCGAAGAGCTCGGTTTCAACTTCAAGCGCTCCTATACCAATAACGACATCACGATGAAGAACCCTACCGCCAATCTGAGAGCGCAGTTCCAATATAAGTTGTCGGAGGAATGGACTTCACAGACCATCGTTTCCAACAATACCCGTGAGTCCAAAGGATATTATCAATACCAGTTCGTGCGCAAAGCAACCGATGATACCCTTGAAAGGAATATCTCTTACCAGAATACCATGAACGCTACATTCAACGTGCAGCAGAATTTTGTGGGCGATTTCAAGATCGGTAAACTCCGCAACAGGCTGCTTGTTGGTCTGGATTATGTAAATCAGAAACTCAAGAATGATAACTCACCTTATATCGTCTTTGATTTTGTGGATGCACTGAATCCTAACGATCCCAATTATGCGAAGATCAACAGGATCGCAGTAGATACAAAGATCGCGGCCAGTACTGCCAAGGGCGTTCGAAATACCAACAGCGCGAATATTTACAGCGCCTACGCTTCCAATGTGCTGAACATTACGGATAATCTCTCGGCCATGCTGAGCCTTCGTGTAGACCGCTTTGAAGGAAGAGGAACTTACGATTTTGCAACCGACACCCTGGTAGCGAATTCCCGTTATGGTCAAACTGCCTTCTCTCCTAAATTAGGATTGGTATACCAGCTGATCAAAGACCGTGTATCAGTATTCGGTAACTATATGAATGGTTTCGCTTATACGGCGCCGTTTTCTTCTCCCGCCCCTGAAGTTTCCGGCGTGCTGAAACCCCAGCAGGCCAACCAATGGGAAGCAGGTGTGAAAGTGGACCTCTTCAATGGAAGACTGAACCTGACTGCCAGCTACTATGATATAAAAGTGGACAAATTGGTTCGTGATGACCAGGTTACCCTGAATGGCACCACCTATAATATCAAGGTACAGGATGGAACTCAATACAGCAAAGGGTATGAAATTGAACTGATCGCCAATCCTGTCAGCGGCCTCAACCTGGTGGCAGGTTATTCTCATAACGACAGCAAATTTGTGAAAGTTCAGGACAAGAACGTACTCGGAAGAAGGCCTGCCGGCGCTGGCCCTGCTGATCTTGCCAATCTCTGGATCAGTTACGGAATTCCTACCGGAAAGCTCAGAGGATTGGGAGCAGGTTTTGGTGGTAACTATATCGGAGATTTCATGACATCCAATTCTGCTATTACCGGCGTGTTCACACTGCCTTCCTACACACTCCTGAATGCAACGGTTTTCTATGAAACAAAAGGTTTCAGGCTCGGTGTAAAACTGGACAATATTACAGACGAACTATATTTTGCGGGTCAGGGTGTTCTTGCTGCGCAAATGCCCAGGGCAGTGATCGCGAACGTTACAGTGAAATTCTAA
- the ric gene encoding iron-sulfur cluster repair di-iron protein, with protein sequence MEYLQTNSGNQPLQQGEQCSVSSCTPGETVGEMVAKDISKAAVFTKYGIDFCCGGKKTLRQVCYEKQLDYNKVMHDLSQSGQLLHTANLPYHQWPLDFLAEYIVNVHHNYTREKLPELTAYATRVESKHAGKNPELVEIKSLITEIALELGAHLQKEENVLFPMINQLSKAKLSNGSVPRMGMGLEHPVSRMIMEHEQAGALLQKIRELTNDFTAPEYACITWKVFYQTLAAFEADLHVHIHLENNILFPGALKLVNAL encoded by the coding sequence ATGGAATATCTTCAAACAAACAGCGGGAACCAGCCGCTTCAACAAGGTGAGCAATGTTCTGTTAGCAGCTGTACACCCGGTGAAACTGTAGGAGAGATGGTAGCGAAAGACATCAGCAAAGCAGCAGTGTTCACAAAGTATGGCATCGATTTTTGTTGCGGCGGAAAGAAAACACTCAGACAGGTTTGCTATGAAAAGCAGCTCGATTATAACAAAGTAATGCATGATCTCAGCCAGTCGGGGCAACTGCTGCATACAGCCAACCTGCCCTATCATCAATGGCCACTCGATTTCCTGGCGGAGTATATTGTGAATGTACACCACAATTATACAAGGGAAAAACTGCCCGAACTTACTGCTTATGCTACCAGGGTAGAATCCAAACATGCCGGCAAGAACCCTGAGTTGGTGGAGATCAAATCGCTCATTACAGAAATTGCACTGGAACTGGGTGCACATTTACAAAAAGAGGAAAATGTACTTTTCCCGATGATCAATCAATTGAGTAAGGCAAAGCTGAGTAATGGCTCTGTACCCAGGATGGGAATGGGGCTTGAGCATCCCGTCAGCAGAATGATAATGGAACATGAGCAGGCAGGGGCCTTATTGCAAAAGATCCGGGAACTTACCAATGATTTTACAGCTCCGGAGTATGCCTGTATTACCTGGAAAGTGTTTTACCAGACACTCGCTGCTTTTGAAGCAGACCTGCATGTACATATCCATCTTGAAAATAATATCCTCTTCCCCGGCGCCTTGAAGCTGGTGAATGCTCTGTGA
- a CDS encoding Crp/Fnr family transcriptional regulator, whose product MMINTNLLLNMGASFKEVQRNEIIFMEGMQASFYYQVVSGRVRWVNVNDEGREFIQLMAEEGESFGELPMMDDEPYAATAIADEDSTLIRLHKSHFLQLLKENPEVHFSFSKLLSRRLRLKFLLIKEMAIRSPEHTIIALLHYFKENNKHTCPDCSRVNLTRQQIADMTGLRVETVIRAMRHLHSTGQLLIEKGKVYCSK is encoded by the coding sequence ATGATGATTAACACAAACCTGCTGCTCAATATGGGCGCGAGCTTCAAAGAAGTGCAGCGCAATGAGATCATATTCATGGAAGGCATGCAAGCCAGTTTTTATTACCAGGTGGTGAGTGGAAGGGTAAGATGGGTGAATGTGAATGATGAAGGAAGGGAATTCATTCAATTGATGGCGGAGGAAGGTGAATCCTTTGGTGAGTTGCCGATGATGGATGATGAACCCTATGCTGCCACTGCTATTGCCGATGAGGATTCAACACTGATAAGACTACATAAAAGTCATTTTCTTCAATTGCTGAAAGAGAATCCTGAAGTGCATTTTTCGTTTTCGAAATTGTTATCACGCAGGCTGCGTTTAAAATTTTTGCTGATCAAAGAAATGGCTATCCGTTCTCCTGAACATACTATTATAGCATTGCTTCATTATTTCAAAGAGAATAATAAACATACATGTCCGGATTGCAGTCGTGTTAACCTCACCCGTCAGCAGATTGCAGACATGACCGGACTGCGAGTGGAAACCGTGATCCGTGCGATGCGTCATTTGCATTCAACCGGACAGTTGCTGATAGAAAAAGGAAAAGTATATTGTTCAAAATGA
- a CDS encoding c-type cytochrome has translation MKKLTIVAGLALLIYACAESTSKNSAPSESPAKETAAPAYDTAKGAGRFTKVDIPASLDAKMAEAGKKVYDLKCAACHKLSDEKLVGPGWKGVTARHTPEWIMNFSTNPDEMLQKDPKAQAMLEICLVKMPNQNLTDDEARQIYEFMRKNDGIK, from the coding sequence ATGAAAAAGCTAACCATTGTTGCCGGTCTTGCTTTACTGATCTACGCCTGCGCTGAAAGTACCAGCAAAAACAGTGCGCCATCAGAAAGTCCGGCAAAAGAAACTGCTGCTCCCGCCTACGATACAGCCAAAGGTGCAGGCAGGTTCACCAAAGTAGACATACCCGCCAGCCTCGACGCAAAAATGGCCGAGGCCGGGAAAAAAGTGTACGATCTGAAATGCGCCGCCTGCCACAAACTCAGTGATGAAAAACTCGTAGGCCCCGGCTGGAAAGGCGTTACCGCACGCCACACCCCTGAATGGATCATGAACTTCAGCACCAACCCGGATGAAATGCTGCAGAAAGATCCCAAGGCACAGGCCATGCTGGAAATCTGTCTTGTTAAGATGCCCAACCAGAATCTTACCGATGATGAAGCCAGACAGATCTATGAATTCATGAGAAAGAACGACGGAATAAAATAA